GCAGTTAAATCTGGCTTCGCTCGTAACTTCTTATTCCCTAAAGGTAAAGCAGTTCCAGCGACTAAAGCTAACATCGAAACTTTTGAAGCTCGTCGCGCTGAATTAGAAGCGAAGATTGCTGAAGAACTAACAGCTGCTCAAGCACGCGCTGAGAAGCTAGAAGCATTAGCTGAAGTTACTCTAGTATCTAAAGCTGGTGACGAAGGTAAGCTATTCGGTTCTATCGGTACTCGTGACATCGCTGACGCTATCTCAGCTGTTGGTGTTGAAGTTGCTAAGTCAGAAGTTCGTCTACCTCTAGGTACTATCCGTGAGACTGGTGAATTTGACGTTGCAATCGCTGTACACTCAGACGTAACTGCTACTATCAAAGTAATCGTTATTGCTGAAGCTTAATCTTTGATTAAGTTTTAAAAAACCGCGTGTTATGCACGCGGTTTTTATATAAAAATAAAAAACTATCAAACTCTCTCTTCGTTTAAACATCTCACGGATCTGAGCAAACGGTACACTGTGTAACTACATGTAATCCGTTCCTTTTTCAAAAACATATATTATGTGGTATTTTAACTGCGGGTTTTGTCATACCTAATAACAAGTTAAGCTTTTGTTTCTTGTTAGGTTTGTGTTAAAAATGACAGCGCTGTTTTGTTTTGGGTAGAGTATGAATTCTAGAGTAAATACAAAAGGTTTTACGCTTATTGAGCTGCTAATTGTTGTCGCAATTATTGCGATTACTACGACTTTAGCGTATCCGTCT
The Pseudoalteromonas phenolica genome window above contains:
- the rplI gene encoding 50S ribosomal protein L9, which translates into the protein MQVILLDKIANLGNLGDQVAVKSGFARNFLFPKGKAVPATKANIETFEARRAELEAKIAEELTAAQARAEKLEALAEVTLVSKAGDEGKLFGSIGTRDIADAISAVGVEVAKSEVRLPLGTIRETGEFDVAIAVHSDVTATIKVIVIAEA